Proteins encoded within one genomic window of Acidiferrobacter thiooxydans:
- a CDS encoding cytochrome o ubiquinol/quinol oxidase subunit IV, which produces MSTSTHDDPLRHPEVQLAHGGQYVVGFVLSLILTALPLWLVVDHMGTRLRLMLVVVASAAALTLVQGYFWLRLDVSPTQRWMTAAFVLFVPLFVMTIGLTAWMFATLYTRTMIPTLMHAPAFGH; this is translated from the coding sequence ATGTCCACTAGCACACACGACGATCCTCTGCGGCACCCTGAGGTGCAATTGGCTCATGGTGGGCAGTATGTGGTGGGCTTTGTTCTGTCTTTGATTCTCACCGCCCTGCCTTTATGGCTCGTGGTCGATCATATGGGTACAAGGCTTCGCCTAATGCTTGTTGTGGTGGCTTCAGCCGCGGCGCTCACGCTAGTTCAGGGTTACTTCTGGTTGCGGCTGGATGTCTCTCCCACGCAGCGTTGGATGACCGCGGCGTTCGTGCTTTTCGTACCGCTTTTCGTCATGACCATCGGGCTTACGGCGTGGATGTTTGCGACTCTCTACACGCGCACCATGATCCCAACGTTGATGCATGCCCCCGCTTTCGGCCATTAG
- a CDS encoding COX aromatic rich motif-containing protein → MALIGWAIKRRADQLVLERRYNALVYLQGTLMPSHKGRRLRPLIFAVVAFLTGCAQKGYWLVHPKGAIARTEWHTTILDAAVMGGVVLVAGGLVAAFLWRYRVGGKSRSYDPTFTASLVIEVLVWGVPLMIVGYLSYFSVKSVFATNPYNPLAVRRAVAREGHMNEAFTRRADPSGVNAIDPAAHPVRPLRVDVVTTDWQWVFIYPKQGIATVDELVVPVRTPVKFQLTSATVVNDFFIPELVGEIDIMPGMRTKQGMIASRTGTYHGYSDDFSGGGFSWMGFVTRVTSPERFKGWVRHVQGAKDRLTYARFTRVAQPTINLVDKIRHFSHVQTGLFDHVIEQVMEGRVYRTPLAMTESMTKPMKVRLIK, encoded by the coding sequence GTGGCTCTCATAGGGTGGGCTATCAAGCGAAGGGCCGATCAGCTAGTACTTGAGCGGCGCTACAATGCCCTCGTCTATTTGCAGGGAACGCTCATGCCATCGCATAAGGGACGCCGCCTTCGACCGCTTATATTCGCGGTTGTCGCGTTTTTGACCGGATGCGCGCAAAAGGGATATTGGCTCGTGCATCCCAAGGGTGCGATCGCGCGCACGGAGTGGCATACCACCATCCTGGATGCCGCGGTCATGGGGGGCGTGGTGCTTGTGGCCGGCGGTCTGGTGGCGGCCTTCTTGTGGCGATATAGGGTCGGCGGCAAGTCCCGGAGTTACGATCCCACCTTCACGGCGTCGCTCGTCATAGAGGTGTTGGTATGGGGCGTGCCCCTCATGATCGTAGGGTACCTGTCGTATTTTTCCGTAAAGAGCGTGTTTGCGACAAACCCCTACAATCCGCTTGCGGTGCGCCGTGCTGTGGCCCGGGAGGGACACATGAACGAGGCCTTCACGCGCCGCGCGGACCCGTCCGGGGTCAATGCCATAGACCCCGCGGCCCATCCCGTACGCCCCTTACGCGTCGATGTCGTGACCACCGATTGGCAATGGGTCTTCATCTATCCAAAACAGGGGATTGCGACCGTAGATGAGCTCGTGGTCCCGGTCCGGACGCCGGTGAAATTCCAACTCACCTCTGCGACCGTGGTGAATGACTTCTTCATTCCTGAGCTTGTAGGCGAGATCGACATCATGCCCGGGATGCGCACGAAGCAGGGCATGATCGCAAGTCGCACCGGAACCTATCACGGCTATTCCGACGATTTTAGTGGCGGCGGGTTTTCGTGGATGGGCTTTGTCACGCGTGTGACAAGTCCGGAGCGCTTCAAGGGTTGGGTACGACACGTGCAGGGCGCCAAGGATCGCCTGACATATGCCCGTTTCACGCGCGTGGCCCAACCGACCATAAATCTCGTAGACAAGATCCGGCATTTTTCCCATGTGCAGACGGGGCTTTTCGATCACGTCATTGAACAGGTCATGGAAGGCCGTGTCTATCGAACGCCATTGGCTATGACCGAGAGCATGACCAAGCCCATGAAGGTGCGGTTGATTAAGTGA
- a CDS encoding glutathione S-transferase family protein, whose amino-acid sequence MQLYDGPRPNPRAVRMMMHEKGIKIPRVDLDIDGGENRRAPFVDRNPSGQVPVLVLDDGTFLAESAAIMQYLEEKYPDPPLIGATAEERAVTRMWLRRVERRVTEPFYAAFHYGPAAAMYRSRMVILPDCVDGFKALMHDGLGWLDSQMGGRATIVPGRYTVADIALFAALDFAQGVGFSWSAGHTNLVSWFAAIATRPAAQASLHPLAVARGQRC is encoded by the coding sequence ATGCAGCTCTATGACGGTCCGCGGCCGAATCCGCGCGCAGTGCGCATGATGATGCACGAGAAGGGCATTAAGATCCCACGGGTGGATCTCGACATCGACGGCGGTGAAAACCGCAGGGCGCCGTTTGTCGATCGTAACCCGAGCGGACAGGTGCCGGTCCTCGTGCTTGACGACGGGACGTTTCTTGCCGAGAGCGCGGCGATCATGCAGTATCTGGAGGAAAAATATCCCGATCCGCCGTTGATAGGGGCCACGGCCGAGGAGCGGGCCGTGACCCGCATGTGGTTGCGCCGTGTCGAGCGGCGCGTCACCGAACCCTTTTATGCCGCCTTCCATTATGGACCGGCGGCGGCCATGTACCGGTCGCGCATGGTGATCCTTCCCGATTGCGTAGACGGCTTCAAGGCCCTCATGCACGATGGTCTTGGCTGGTTGGACAGCCAGATGGGTGGACGCGCCACAATCGTCCCCGGTCGCTACACAGTCGCCGATATCGCCCTGTTCGCGGCCCTCGACTTTGCGCAGGGCGTGGGATTTTCCTGGTCTGCCGGCCATACGAACCTCGTCTCGTGGTTTGCCGCCATCGCCACCCGTCCCGCCGCCCAGGCGAGCCTCCATCCGTTGGCGGTGGCCCGCGGCCAGCGATGCTGA
- a CDS encoding cbb3-type cytochrome c oxidase subunit I: MLVHYPGPWSPLLGRLALKEIPYQNPILVWTFVLVACATLVILGAITYYRSWGYLWREWLTTVDHKKIGVMYCLLGLVMFFRGFIDGVMMRTQQVMAVGPQSPGYLGALHGYLPPYHFGQIYSAHGTIMILFAITPILIGLMNIVVPLQIGARDMAYPYLNAVSFWLTAAATGLVMISLFVGDFSHAGWVGLSPLTELAYSPGVGVDYWIWAVQIGSVGTTLASINIIITILKLRAPGMTWTRMPIFCWTALSTSVVGLSSFPVFTAAVALLSLDRYAGTHFFTPGLGGNLMLYTDLFWIWGHPEVYYVILPAFGIMSEIIPTFSEKPLFGYMTMAAASIAIGGVSWSVWLHHFFTMGAGPGVNSFFSIASMLVGIPTGVKVFNWAFTLYRGRIRFDLPMLWALAALVLLLTGGLSGMMLAMPAINYTVHNSVFVVAHFHNMLNVVGFAAIGGINFWFPKVFGFKLDERIGKRAFWFFSAGTVVLFGSMYALGFMGMPRRIDYIPFVSWRPLLISEEVGIFLFLIAAYYMFKQMYVSIRDRGQHRVTGPDPWRTARSLEWLTHCPVPFYNFALLPYINSRDEWAWRRQHGLVNLRPDHYEDIHLPSNTFVPVLLGALAFGLGFGMVWRMYWLASLSLLGIVAVVIARSFEGDPGHTIPGARIREVEEGLLSDPGREAPVAGVAGGAVAFQASVTPRSPVQGP, translated from the coding sequence ATGCTCGTTCATTACCCGGGTCCCTGGAGTCCGCTTCTCGGACGACTCGCCTTAAAGGAGATCCCGTACCAGAATCCGATCCTCGTCTGGACCTTCGTACTGGTGGCCTGCGCGACGCTCGTGATTCTCGGGGCGATCACCTACTATCGGTCATGGGGTTACTTGTGGCGAGAGTGGCTGACCACTGTCGATCACAAGAAGATCGGTGTCATGTACTGTCTTCTAGGGCTCGTGATGTTCTTCCGCGGCTTTATCGACGGCGTCATGATGCGCACCCAGCAGGTCATGGCCGTGGGGCCGCAGTCACCCGGTTACCTCGGGGCCCTGCACGGTTACCTGCCGCCTTACCATTTCGGGCAGATCTATAGCGCGCACGGGACCATCATGATCCTGTTTGCCATCACGCCGATCCTAATTGGGCTTATGAACATCGTGGTCCCCTTGCAGATCGGCGCCCGCGACATGGCCTACCCCTATCTGAACGCGGTATCGTTTTGGCTTACGGCGGCGGCCACAGGCCTTGTTATGATCTCGCTTTTCGTAGGCGACTTCTCCCATGCTGGGTGGGTGGGCTTAAGCCCGCTTACCGAGCTTGCCTACAGTCCGGGTGTGGGGGTCGACTACTGGATATGGGCGGTGCAGATCGGCAGCGTCGGTACCACGCTTGCCTCGATCAACATCATCATAACTATCCTTAAACTGCGTGCGCCCGGCATGACCTGGACGCGCATGCCGATATTCTGCTGGACCGCGCTCAGTACGAGCGTCGTGGGCTTGAGCTCCTTCCCGGTATTTACCGCGGCGGTGGCGCTTTTAAGTCTCGATCGTTATGCCGGGACGCACTTTTTCACGCCCGGCCTCGGCGGTAATCTGATGCTCTACACCGATCTCTTTTGGATTTGGGGCCATCCCGAGGTGTACTACGTGATCTTGCCGGCCTTCGGCATCATGTCGGAGATCATACCGACGTTTTCCGAGAAGCCGCTTTTTGGTTACATGACCATGGCCGCAGCAAGTATCGCCATAGGAGGCGTGTCGTGGTCGGTGTGGCTGCATCATTTCTTCACAATGGGGGCGGGGCCCGGGGTAAACTCATTTTTTAGTATCGCGAGCATGCTTGTGGGGATTCCCACGGGGGTCAAGGTCTTCAATTGGGCGTTCACCTTGTACCGTGGACGCATACGCTTCGATCTCCCCATGCTGTGGGCCCTGGCGGCCCTGGTCCTGCTCCTCACCGGGGGGCTTTCCGGCATGATGCTTGCTATGCCGGCGATCAACTACACGGTCCATAACAGCGTCTTTGTCGTAGCGCACTTCCACAACATGCTAAACGTCGTGGGGTTCGCAGCCATAGGGGGCATTAATTTCTGGTTCCCGAAGGTTTTTGGATTCAAGTTGGACGAGCGCATTGGTAAGCGCGCCTTTTGGTTCTTCAGCGCCGGCACGGTAGTGTTGTTTGGCTCCATGTATGCGTTGGGGTTCATGGGCATGCCACGGCGCATAGACTACATCCCCTTCGTGTCATGGCGACCGCTTTTGATCAGTGAGGAGGTTGGTATCTTTTTGTTCCTGATCGCCGCCTATTACATGTTCAAGCAGATGTATGTCAGCATTCGCGACCGGGGGCAACATCGTGTGACAGGCCCGGACCCCTGGCGGACGGCGCGCAGCCTCGAATGGCTCACGCATTGCCCGGTGCCATTTTATAACTTTGCCCTGCTGCCTTATATAAACAGCCGTGACGAGTGGGCATGGCGGCGCCAGCACGGGCTCGTGAACCTACGCCCAGACCACTACGAGGACATCCATCTCCCCAGCAATACCTTCGTTCCCGTCCTGCTCGGGGCGCTCGCCTTCGGCCTTGGGTTTGGCATGGTGTGGCGCATGTACTGGCTGGCGAGCTTGAGCCTCCTTGGTATCGTGGCGGTGGTGATTGCCCGATCCTTCGAGGGAGATCCCGGGCACACCATTCCTGGGGCGCGAATCCGTGAGGTCGAGGAAGGCCTGCTCTCAGATCCGGGCAGAGAGGCGCCGGTTGCCGGTGTGGCGGGGGGAGCAGTGGCTTTTCAGGCCTCCGTGACGCCGCGCAGCCCGGTGCAGGGGCCGTAA
- a CDS encoding cytochrome c oxidase subunit 3 → MSKEVYVDPTNAVLWQRHPHEHDSISTKTLGFWLYLLSDSMIVSSLFASYLVLNHRVNAAAGPTAGTVTHPVVAFFETVLLFSAILAYGFAMVGLKRGDKNTVLSGLAGAIVLGAGFLVVEGVDFAGLALHGMVPERSGFLSAFYTLVLYHGAHLVFAILWTAVMMVQVVREGFTQNVVYRLLNLKLFWFFQGFLWIYVFSFVYLTGALHVH, encoded by the coding sequence GTGAGTAAAGAGGTCTATGTCGATCCGACGAATGCCGTGCTCTGGCAGCGCCATCCCCATGAGCATGATAGCATTTCAACGAAGACTCTAGGGTTCTGGCTGTATCTACTTAGTGATTCGATGATCGTATCGAGCCTGTTTGCGAGCTATCTCGTATTGAATCATCGCGTCAATGCCGCGGCCGGCCCAACGGCCGGCACGGTCACACACCCTGTGGTGGCCTTTTTTGAGACCGTGCTATTGTTTTCCGCAATCCTCGCTTATGGTTTCGCAATGGTGGGATTAAAGCGCGGGGACAAAAACACCGTACTGTCCGGGCTTGCCGGCGCCATCGTTCTGGGCGCGGGGTTTCTTGTGGTCGAGGGAGTCGATTTCGCAGGGCTTGCGCTGCACGGCATGGTGCCAGAACGCAGTGGATTCCTATCAGCGTTTTATACGCTGGTACTCTATCATGGCGCACACCTTGTCTTCGCGATTCTATGGACGGCAGTGATGATGGTGCAGGTGGTACGCGAGGGGTTTACACAGAATGTCGTCTATCGGCTCCTGAACTTGAAGCTGTTCTGGTTTTTCCAGGGGTTTCTCTGGATTTATGTGTTTAGTTTCGTCTATCTCACGGGGGCCCTCCATGTCCACTAG